Below is a genomic region from Streptomyces ferrugineus.
CCGCGAGACCGTCTACCAACGTCTGCGCGCCATCGAGCGGATCCTCGACTGCGACCTCGAGTCCGGCGAACAGCGCACCGAACTGCACGTGGCACTCACGGCACTCGACGTCCTGCGGGTCCGCTGAGGTCCGTGCCGGTCGGTGCCCTTTCCTGCGTCTGACAGGCCATGTATCAGCGCATTCGGCGCAGTTGGACAGGGGATTCGTACGGGAGGGGTGAACGGGCCACGGACCTGCCGTCCTCGTCCGGTCTCGTCGCCGACCCTGCCGCCGGCACCGCGATCCTGGCGGCGTCGTCCATCGGCCACCCGTCGCCAAGGACGGAGGACCCGCGCCGGAAGGTCCAGCACAGGACCGCACTCGGCCCGACCGCGTTGCCCGCCATGCTCGTGCCACCGCCCCGGGGCCGTGACCGGCACACCACCCTCACGGCAGGCCTACAGCACCACCGACCATGTGGTCGGTGGTGCTGCGGAAAGGCCACGGCATCTGCTCAGCATCTCTGTTTCACGCCTACTTGATGAGGTCCTTGAACTTGTAGTAGGCGCCCGCGAAGGGCAGGAACCAGGGCGGGCCGAAGTGGCCCGGGATCCGTCGGAAGGGCAGGTCTCGCCAGGGGTTGGCGGACGGCGTCCCGTTCATGTACTCGGCCATCTGCTTGCCCATGTAGGTGGCCATCTGCACGCCGTGGCCGGAGTAGCCGAGCGAGTAGAACAGCCCGTTGTGCTCGCCGGCGTGCACCATGCGGTCCATGCTCATGTCGACCAGGCCGCCCCAGCAGTAGTCGACGCGCGTGTTCGTGAGCTGCGGGAAGGTCTCGGTCATCGCCTTGTGCAGGATGCGCCCGCTCTTCGCGTCCGACTGCTGGTCGGGCAGGGCGAACCGGGCGCGGCCACCGAACAGCAGCCGGTGGTCCGGAGTGATCCGGAAGTAGTTCAACAGGTTCAAGGTGTTCGACGACATCCGCCGGTTCGGCAGCAGCGCGTCGCAGACGTCCTTGCCGAGCGGCTCGGTCACGATGATGAAGCTGCCGACGGGCGCGAGCCTGACCTGATGCCAGCGCAGCGGCCTGCGGGTGTAGCCGCTGGTCGCGACGAGCACCTGGTCGGCCTCGACGGTCCCGCGCGCAGTGACCAGCTCGTGCCGCGTGCCGCCCAGCCGCTCGACCTTCTCGACCGGTGCCTTCTCGTGAAGGGTGACGCCGAGCCGCGCGGCCGCCTCGGCGAGGCCCTTGGTGAACTTGCCGACGTGCAGCCCAGCGCTCTTGGTGTCGGACAGCCCGCCGTGGAAGCGGTCGGAGCCGATCTCGGTGTGGAGCTCGCTCTTGGAGATCAGCCGGGTCTCGATT
It encodes:
- a CDS encoding NAD(P)/FAD-dependent oxidoreductase → MKFTPYWLDTAPQGPDRSRTEIGGRVDVAIIGAGLTGLSAALHLARKGASVHVFEKDTIGFGASGRNGGMATTGLSIGFRQAVARYGFDTAKAYLMTYHDAVDTIEKLVAEEGIDCDFARTGKLVLASKPAHVDGLRRTHEIMSGRLGIETRLISKSELHTEIGSDRFHGGLSDTKSAGLHVGKFTKGLAEAAARLGVTLHEKAPVEKVERLGGTRHELVTARGTVEADQVLVATSGYTRRPLRWHQVRLAPVGSFIIVTEPLGKDVCDALLPNRRMSSNTLNLLNYFRITPDHRLLFGGRARFALPDQQSDAKSGRILHKAMTETFPQLTNTRVDYCWGGLVDMSMDRMVHAGEHNGLFYSLGYSGHGVQMATYMGKQMAEYMNGTPSANPWRDLPFRRIPGHFGPPWFLPFAGAYYKFKDLIK